In one window of Mytilus trossulus isolate FHL-02 chromosome 7, PNRI_Mtr1.1.1.hap1, whole genome shotgun sequence DNA:
- the LOC134726016 gene encoding neuronal acetylcholine receptor subunit alpha-10-like isoform X2: MLEILHKHFLTKSMKTMMYRAVFLLFTAPWCVGRMRHSRNQRSCYDDIVELTEEDRLIHKKLKQYEYRGTLSRPVEKFTDIMKIEFGLQLIQIIDLDEKEQVLTLNVWVDHKWHDRYLTWNVSEYKGVTELHLPSSKIWTPDIKLYNYADKRITEYRDALIIVQHTGDISWLPQAVFKSQCNIDVATFPFDKQNCTLKFGSWTYGGNQLDLQFKNGQANFSLADYTESNVWEIKDITAVRHEMNYVCCDYAFIDLTFTLVIRRRATFYANILILPCVLLTSLTLVLFWIPPESPAKMMLGMTLFMAFFILLILYSGNMTPTEGSIPVLGTYYCLNMVLITLSSFLNVFVVNMTFFGARAPVPYALKRIMFTWVARMLCMENLVLPFMNEGEMACASKPHFMGVNSDNKWSNDWRGSNECLLTVQKDITDNHTQLAQLHSKVAEIRNFLKLYKERLEEKDRKEKVTREWKALALVFDRIFFIIYFTTIVVSLSIVIVFIFSN, from the exons GTAGGATGAGACATAGCAGAAACCAGAGGTCGTGCTATGATGATATTGTAGAATTAACAGAAGAAGACAGATTAATCCATAAAAAGTTAAAGCAATACGAATACCGGGGAACCTTAAGTAGACCTGTGGAAAAGTTCACCGATATCATGAAAATCGAGTTTGGCCTACAACTGATACAAATTATCGACTTAGATGAGAAAGAACAAGTTTTAACGTTAAATGTCTGGGTAGATCAT AAATGGCATGACAGATATCTTACATGGAACGTTTCTGAATATAAAGGTGTAACAGAGCTTCATCTACCGTCTTCAAAAATATGGACCCCTGATATCAAATTGTATAATTA TGCTGATAAACGAATTACAGAGTACAGGGATGCATTAATTATCGTACAACATACAGGAGATATTTCATGGCTTCCACAGGCAGTATTTAAAAGTCAGTGTAACATAGACGTGGCGACCTTtccatttgataaacaaaactgtACCCTTAAGTTTGGATCATGGACTTACGGTGGTAATCAACTCGATTTACAGTTTAAAAATGGACAAGCAAACTTTAGCTTGGCAGACTATACAGAAAGTAATGTTTGGGAAATTAAAGACATTACTGCCGTACGCCATGAGATGAATTATGTCTGTTGCGATTATGCGTTCATAGATCTAACCTTTACACTTGTGATACGAAGGAGAGCAACATTTTATGCCAATATATTGATATTACCCTGTGTGTTATTGACCTCTTTAACGTTAGTTTTGTTTTGGATCCCGCCTGAATCACCTGCAAAAATGATGCTTG gTATGACCCTTTTTATGGCGTTCTTCATATTACTTATTCTGTATAGCGGGAACATGACGCCGACGGAAGGGTCGATTCCGGTATTAG GTACATACTACTGCTTGAACATGGTGTTGATTACACTATCATCTTTcctaaatgtttttgttgttaataTGACTTTCTTTGGAGCCCGAGCACCTGTCCCGTATGCACTTAAAAGG ATAATGTTCACATGGGTAGCCAGAATGCTATGTATGGAAAATCTAGTGTTACCTTTTATGAACGAAGGAGAAATGGCGTGTGCTTCAAAACCACATTTTATGGGAGTGAATAGTGACAATAAATGGTCAAATGATTGGCGGGGATCCAACGAATGTTTATTAACAGTACAAAAAGACATAACAGACAACCATACACAACTAGCACAACTTCATTCTAAGGTGGCGGAAATACGAAACTTTCTCAAATTATACAAAGAACGACTTGAAGAGAAAGACAGAAAGGAAAAAGTAACGAGAGAATGGAAAGCACTCGCTTTAGTTTTtgacagaatattttttataatttactttaCGACCATTGTAGTATCATTATCAATTGTTATAGTGTTTATTTTCTCAAACTGA
- the LOC134726016 gene encoding neuronal acetylcholine receptor subunit alpha-10-like isoform X1, translating to MLEILHKHFLTKSMKTMMYRAVFLLFTAPWCVGRMRHSRNQRSCYDDIVELTEEDRLIHKKLKQYEYRGTLSRPVEKFTDIMKIEFGLQLIQIIDLDEKEQVLTLNVWVDHKWHDRYLTWNVSEYKGVTELHLPSSKIWTPDIKLYNYADKRITEYRDALIIVQHTGDISWLPQAVFKSQCNIDVATFPFDKQNCTLKFGSWTYGGNQLDLQFKNGQANFSLADYTESNVWEIKDITAVRHEMNYVCCDYAFIDLTFTLVIRRRATFYANILILPCVLLTSLTLVLFWIPPESPAKMMLGMSIFMAFFVLMLLFEANLPPAAVRVPILGTYYCLNMVLITLSSFLNVFVVNMTFFGARAPVPYALKRIMFTWVARMLCMENLVLPFMNEGEMACASKPHFMGVNSDNKWSNDWRGSNECLLTVQKDITDNHTQLAQLHSKVAEIRNFLKLYKERLEEKDRKEKVTREWKALALVFDRIFFIIYFTTIVVSLSIVIVFIFSN from the exons GTAGGATGAGACATAGCAGAAACCAGAGGTCGTGCTATGATGATATTGTAGAATTAACAGAAGAAGACAGATTAATCCATAAAAAGTTAAAGCAATACGAATACCGGGGAACCTTAAGTAGACCTGTGGAAAAGTTCACCGATATCATGAAAATCGAGTTTGGCCTACAACTGATACAAATTATCGACTTAGATGAGAAAGAACAAGTTTTAACGTTAAATGTCTGGGTAGATCAT AAATGGCATGACAGATATCTTACATGGAACGTTTCTGAATATAAAGGTGTAACAGAGCTTCATCTACCGTCTTCAAAAATATGGACCCCTGATATCAAATTGTATAATTA TGCTGATAAACGAATTACAGAGTACAGGGATGCATTAATTATCGTACAACATACAGGAGATATTTCATGGCTTCCACAGGCAGTATTTAAAAGTCAGTGTAACATAGACGTGGCGACCTTtccatttgataaacaaaactgtACCCTTAAGTTTGGATCATGGACTTACGGTGGTAATCAACTCGATTTACAGTTTAAAAATGGACAAGCAAACTTTAGCTTGGCAGACTATACAGAAAGTAATGTTTGGGAAATTAAAGACATTACTGCCGTACGCCATGAGATGAATTATGTCTGTTGCGATTATGCGTTCATAGATCTAACCTTTACACTTGTGATACGAAGGAGAGCAACATTTTATGCCAATATATTGATATTACCCTGTGTGTTATTGACCTCTTTAACGTTAGTTTTGTTTTGGATCCCGCCTGAATCACCTGCAAAAATGATGCTTG GGATGAGTATTTTCATGGCGTtcttcgttcttatgttgttgtTTGAGGCTAATTTACCACCGGCCGCAGTGCGTGTACCTATCTTAG GTACATACTACTGCTTGAACATGGTGTTGATTACACTATCATCTTTcctaaatgtttttgttgttaataTGACTTTCTTTGGAGCCCGAGCACCTGTCCCGTATGCACTTAAAAGG ATAATGTTCACATGGGTAGCCAGAATGCTATGTATGGAAAATCTAGTGTTACCTTTTATGAACGAAGGAGAAATGGCGTGTGCTTCAAAACCACATTTTATGGGAGTGAATAGTGACAATAAATGGTCAAATGATTGGCGGGGATCCAACGAATGTTTATTAACAGTACAAAAAGACATAACAGACAACCATACACAACTAGCACAACTTCATTCTAAGGTGGCGGAAATACGAAACTTTCTCAAATTATACAAAGAACGACTTGAAGAGAAAGACAGAAAGGAAAAAGTAACGAGAGAATGGAAAGCACTCGCTTTAGTTTTtgacagaatattttttataatttactttaCGACCATTGTAGTATCATTATCAATTGTTATAGTGTTTATTTTCTCAAACTGA
- the LOC134726016 gene encoding neuronal acetylcholine receptor subunit alpha-10-like isoform X3, which produces MKTMMYRAVFLLFTAPWCVGRMRHSRNQRSCYDDIVELTEEDRLIHKKLKQYEYRGTLSRPVEKFTDIMKIEFGLQLIQIIDLDEKEQVLTLNVWVDHKWHDRYLTWNVSEYKGVTELHLPSSKIWTPDIKLYNYADKRITEYRDALIIVQHTGDISWLPQAVFKSQCNIDVATFPFDKQNCTLKFGSWTYGGNQLDLQFKNGQANFSLADYTESNVWEIKDITAVRHEMNYVCCDYAFIDLTFTLVIRRRATFYANILILPCVLLTSLTLVLFWIPPESPAKMMLGMSIFMAFFVLMLLFEANLPPAAVRVPILGTYYCLNMVLITLSSFLNVFVVNMTFFGARAPVPYALKRIMFTWVARMLCMENLVLPFMNEGEMACASKPHFMGVNSDNKWSNDWRGSNECLLTVQKDITDNHTQLAQLHSKVAEIRNFLKLYKERLEEKDRKEKVTREWKALALVFDRIFFIIYFTTIVVSLSIVIVFIFSN; this is translated from the exons GTAGGATGAGACATAGCAGAAACCAGAGGTCGTGCTATGATGATATTGTAGAATTAACAGAAGAAGACAGATTAATCCATAAAAAGTTAAAGCAATACGAATACCGGGGAACCTTAAGTAGACCTGTGGAAAAGTTCACCGATATCATGAAAATCGAGTTTGGCCTACAACTGATACAAATTATCGACTTAGATGAGAAAGAACAAGTTTTAACGTTAAATGTCTGGGTAGATCAT AAATGGCATGACAGATATCTTACATGGAACGTTTCTGAATATAAAGGTGTAACAGAGCTTCATCTACCGTCTTCAAAAATATGGACCCCTGATATCAAATTGTATAATTA TGCTGATAAACGAATTACAGAGTACAGGGATGCATTAATTATCGTACAACATACAGGAGATATTTCATGGCTTCCACAGGCAGTATTTAAAAGTCAGTGTAACATAGACGTGGCGACCTTtccatttgataaacaaaactgtACCCTTAAGTTTGGATCATGGACTTACGGTGGTAATCAACTCGATTTACAGTTTAAAAATGGACAAGCAAACTTTAGCTTGGCAGACTATACAGAAAGTAATGTTTGGGAAATTAAAGACATTACTGCCGTACGCCATGAGATGAATTATGTCTGTTGCGATTATGCGTTCATAGATCTAACCTTTACACTTGTGATACGAAGGAGAGCAACATTTTATGCCAATATATTGATATTACCCTGTGTGTTATTGACCTCTTTAACGTTAGTTTTGTTTTGGATCCCGCCTGAATCACCTGCAAAAATGATGCTTG GGATGAGTATTTTCATGGCGTtcttcgttcttatgttgttgtTTGAGGCTAATTTACCACCGGCCGCAGTGCGTGTACCTATCTTAG GTACATACTACTGCTTGAACATGGTGTTGATTACACTATCATCTTTcctaaatgtttttgttgttaataTGACTTTCTTTGGAGCCCGAGCACCTGTCCCGTATGCACTTAAAAGG ATAATGTTCACATGGGTAGCCAGAATGCTATGTATGGAAAATCTAGTGTTACCTTTTATGAACGAAGGAGAAATGGCGTGTGCTTCAAAACCACATTTTATGGGAGTGAATAGTGACAATAAATGGTCAAATGATTGGCGGGGATCCAACGAATGTTTATTAACAGTACAAAAAGACATAACAGACAACCATACACAACTAGCACAACTTCATTCTAAGGTGGCGGAAATACGAAACTTTCTCAAATTATACAAAGAACGACTTGAAGAGAAAGACAGAAAGGAAAAAGTAACGAGAGAATGGAAAGCACTCGCTTTAGTTTTtgacagaatattttttataatttactttaCGACCATTGTAGTATCATTATCAATTGTTATAGTGTTTATTTTCTCAAACTGA